AATAAATTGAGTGATTGAGACTCTTCTCCCCCATTTTTGGACTATTGTTGCAACTGAATAACTTGTTAAATCATATATTTCATAAGTTAGATGTATGTCCTCCATGAATTGTAAAGATGTGATTTTATATCTAcccattccttttctttttcttttcttttcttcttatgAATACATCTACTAATTTTCATAATTTATAAAAGTATATACATATACCCATTTCTTTATTAAAAATGTGTAATATTACTTCTATAATACTACTACACTTATTCatttaaaaaagataaaaaattagaaCTAAAATTATGATTTATACGGATCACCATTCAAAGCTCACAAACCATTAATCTAAATTAGTTTATGCTGATTTTATTCCCTAAAAGTACGAGGCAACACTGGTCCCGCCTCTACGTAAAACTGCGACAAGAAACCCcatggcagagagagagagagagagaaaacaaAATCCCACGCACAGCACGAGGAATGCTTGATAAGGTGCATTAAAGTCCTATCTCCCAACAATTATTGAGCTACACTTGTTTATTTTCTTCCTACAAAAGTTGAATCTATGGGTTCACGTCTCATTCTATCGCTATCGGATAGCACTCGTTTTGTTCGTTAATTTCACAAGCTGGAGAGTTGTATGGTCCAATCTGTGGGTTGTAAGACTGATGCATTTTAAACAAAATGCAATAGGTCGAAATCACCACTAAATGTTTCACCTACCTACAGCTATTTAATGCTCTAATGCTATATTAGACAACAGAATAATCAACTAATTTATATGACAGGGCTTGGTTTAAAGTTTAAACAGCACACTAAATTGTGTTCTCGTTTTCTCAGGATGCTACGTTTACATTTATCAGACACCAAAAACATACCTCCACTAAAAATAGATTATTTTGTTTAAAAGaattcaaagtctataaaatctatGTTTATATTGCAAACTCTCCATATTGGATAAAAAAAATCTTTGCATCTCTAAACAAATCTATTTACCCAGAAGACCCACGTTATAATGTGCTTCCCAATAATATTTTTCCTTATAAATAGAAACTTTTGAGCGTGTACAAACATCCCTCCTCACTTCATCCTTGTGTATACAGAAATGAAGGTGGAAGAAGTGTTCAAGCAAGGCCCTCTGCACACTGATATCCTTACAGTGTCTGAAGGCGATGATAATCGGTCCCCTCCCAAGCCCCTCCAGCTGGTTGTCCCTTCTCTACAAGGAAACTACCCTGTCCTCCTCTTCCTCCACGGCTTCTATCTCAATAATAATTACTATACTCAACTTCTCCAACACGTTGCTTCCCATGGATACATCACAGTTGCTCCCCAGGTTATATAATACTCTGCATATAAAACTCTATAATCATTGAAATTTTTGTTAGCGCATAAATTCTTCCCGTTTGACCGTGTAACTTCTTGTTTGTTTTGTAATTTACGGAGAAGTTTTGGTTGCATGCTTTGTTTTGGTTCCATCGTAATTTCAGTTTAACTCTTACACCTCTTCAGAAATTACATGCATTTCCTTCATAATTTTTGCCCCTGAGATTATCTAATCTTTGTAATTTCTACAGATTGTGAATGATTAAAAGGATTTTCATTCTCAGCAGTTCTGTTTTTGTTCTGTTATCTGCAAGTTTTTCTTCTTTCTCCAGCTAGATCTATATTCTTTTTTGGAGGATTAGCTATAAATGTTTACATGAGATTCTAGAGTCGCTTCTAAGGTTTTTTTCTAATGGGAAAATATTGAGCATTGGATAAACAATGTCATCATATCAATTGGAAGACATCTATGTAGTTCTTTAGTTTGGAGCATATTTCTTAGAATCATATTTTTCTGTCTTCATACGATATAGATCGTGTATCTGTCTGTTCGTCCATTTGAACAGTGTAGAATATGAACATCTGCATTTTTGAGCATTCCAGAGTATCCTAGAGGTACTCATGCATGGTTTCTATGACTTTAATATAATCGTGTTGTAATGTGGAATCATTCATAGTTATTCATCAGGAATTGTAGCTTTCTTCTTTACATTGAATAAATGGTTACTAAATTTTTTCCATTTCTCTTCTTAATTTGGTTCTTATCGTGACGACGTTGTAACAACCCATCCCATATCTCTCCTTAATTAGACTTAAAAGGGAAGTTAATGTATTTAACATTTATATTCCTAGCGTAACTTACAAACAACAAATGATGCATATGCATTTGTGCATGTAAGCTAATTAAAGAGTTTTAACTCCTCCCCTACCTTGTAATTTCTAGTTAAACTATTAACGCATTTTCAGAAACTACATGCATTTCTTTGTAACTTTTACAGATATGCCAATGTCAATAATaaaatttcattattatttgcagcTATGTTCTTAATCTGTTTTATGCAAGTTTTTCTTCGTTTTCCAACTAGATCTATATTCTGTTTTAGCTGCAAATTTTTATATACATGGTTTTGATTGTTACGGAATTCTGATATTGTTTTAATGTTTCGAAGAATAGTTGATCCAATTATATTCACTTGCTTTCGATGTTAACTGTCTGTTGGTGTATACATATATGATTGACAGTATACCTGAATGCAGATGAACTCGTCACTGTGCGTAGCGGACGCCACTGGAGAAATAGAAGACACGGTGGCCGTCACGGAGTGGCTGTACGAGGCGCTTTTTACTATCTGCCGGGAAAAGTCCAGCCGGATTTCGAAAAACTGGCCATCGCCGGTCACAGCCGGGGTGGCAAAGTGGCCTTCGGGGCGGTGCTGGGTCGAACCTCACTCCCTCCATTGCCGTGCGCAGCGCTCCTGGGAATCGATCCCGTCGACGGAACGGGTCGCAACAAGCAGACTCCGCCGCCGATTTTAACATACGAAGACCATTCATTTCCAGGAAATACTCCGACGTTGGTTATAGGATCGGGTTTGGGCTCTAAGAAAGCGAATTTTTTTGTTCCTGCCTGCGCTCCGGCGGGCGTGAACCATGTCGATTTTTTCGCAGAGTGCTGCGCTCCGGCTTATCATTTCGTGGCGAAGGAGTACGGTCACATGGACTTGTTGAATGATGAGCTGGAGGGAGTGATGGGAAAGCTTGTGGATAGACTGATACAATTTGCGTGTAAACACGGGACGGCGAGGGAACCCATGCGCAGCTTCACTGGAGGAATCATGGTGGCTTTTCTCAAGGCATATCTGAACAAGGAGACTGAGATTTTGGAGGAATTGGTGGCGAAGCCTTCTATCATACCGGTGACAGTGGAAACTCCTGAGCGTTATCTTGACAAAATATGCGTCTAATTTAAGCTGCTACTTTATTTGATTATATCATCTGTGGGTTTAAGTTGAGACAAAGATAATTTTTAATTTCTATATATGCTCGCTCTTTCATATTATTGTAATCTTTTATATAAATGGAGAAATGTCATATCTTAGTGGACAAAATTTAGTATATCTTTTCTAGTGAAATAATTCCAGCATATATTATTTGGATATTATTGTAATCGGTATTTTTGCTAGGCATCCTACATTAGTTTATCTCCTGATTTGTGAGGCCAGTTTTAAACTACACACATTAAGCAACAGATTAAGTTTAGAgcatgttagtcaactctgagcgTTTAACGCTTTTAAGCCTAAAAGTGCATTCGTagtgtgacaacatacattaagcaacatattaagcctaaaaaatgtcattcaattctaagtatttaacacttttaagcctagaagtataagcttagtgtgtgtgatttaagttgtTCCAATTTGTTAGACTACAAAAGAAATACCATGAGATATTCTAGTAACAATGTTAGCTCCTAGTTGTCAAGGTGTCTTTGAAATGATGTGAGAACCCTATtctattttgttaattttttattccctactttttgatatatatataatatcCCAGTGAACTATTTAAAAATTTTAGCATCTAAGTTGAGAGAACAATGGCTAAATCCTATCCCTTAACTGACATATGAAATGATTGGCGCCCATTTTTGTTATTTTAAGCATTTATTATTTAGATATTTTGGGAAGCAATATTTTTGCTAGGCATTCTACATCTATTATCTCTTGATTTGTGAAGCTAAAAATAAAGTAACATGAGACATTTTAATAATGATCTTAGCTCCTAATTATCATGGTGTCTTTGAAATGATGTCATGTCccaaagtcatgaatgttgtttttgagttttttattaggataaacaggttttgaggggaccaggaACCCCATACATaggtttgaagggacctgaaacccccAGAAAACACATGGATCCGGAACCAACAAAGGGACGCTGCAAGCATATAGATCAAAGACACCTAGCAACCAACACTAAACAGACGCCAACAAGATTAGAAAGATATATCAAATTCATGAATGTTGTTAATTGTAGAGGAGAACCATATtctattttgtaattattgtattccCTACTTTTCTAATAAATATGATATCCTAATAAACCATTTAAGAGTTTTAGCACATAATTGAAAGAACAATACCTAAACCTTATCCTTTAACCAACATATGAAATGATTGGCACccatttttattattttcaatatttatTATTTGGATATTTTGGCAAGTAGTATTTTTTCTAGGCATTCTGCATCTAGTTATCTCTTGATTTGTGAGGGTGCAAAAGGAGTAACATGAGACATTTTAATAATGGTGTTAGCTCCTAATAATCATGGTATCTTTGAAATGTTGTTTTGTCCCTAAGTTTTGAATGTTGTTAATTATAGAGGAGAAACCAattcttttcttttagtgttttattctcTACTTTTATGataaatatgatgtcctaatgattTGTTTAAGAGTTTTAGTACATAAGTTGAGAGAAAAATACCTAAACCTTATCCTTAAGCCATGATATGAAATGGTTGTCACCCTGTTCTATTGTTTTTAACATTTATCGTTTACATATTTTGTAACCAACATTTTTGCTAGACATTCTACGTCTAGTTAGCTCTTGATTTGTGAGGCTACAAAAGAGTTAGCATGAGACATTTTAATAATGATGTTAGATCCTAATTGTCATGGTGTCTTTCAAATGATGTCAAGTCACTAAGTGTTGGCTTGCATTACCTTTCTTGTATGGTAGGACCTATCCTTTCTTTCCATTTTACACTAAGAAGGATTCCTATATTAAATTCTACAATCTCCTTTAATGAAGTTAAATAAATTGCTAGCTTTGACCTTTTCTTGACCCAAAAAAGGTTAAACAAATTGTTTTTTAGAGTCTTACTAGACAAATTCTTATATCAAATCTTGCTAAATAAGATAATGATTCCAATTCGCTATATTTATCTTGGCTTCCATTACTTTTCTTGTAGGGTAGGACCTATCCTTTCTTTACATTTTTCACTAAGTGGGATTCCTATATTAAATTCTAGAATGGTCTTTAACCAAGTTCAATAAATTGTTGTTTAGGGTCTTACTACACAAATTCATATTTTAAATCTTACTAATTTGGATTTTGGATGAAACGATGGCAAATCCTTCTGTCATATCAGTGACGGTGGATACACTTAAGTATTAACTTGACaaaatatgcatataattcaatatggtatattattttattatatcattCAATAAGATTAAACTCCTAGTGGAGTTAACTTGAGATAATGATAACTTTTAATTTTGGTATACACTCTTACATAATATTGTAATCATTTATATAAATGCATAAATGTCATATCTTTGTGGAAAAAATGTAGTATATCTTTCTTAGTAATGAAATGGTGaaatcaacaatatggcatgtatATATGAAATGATTTCAACATTTATTATTTGGATATTATGGTAACTAGTATTTTTTCTAGGCATTCTATATTAGTTGTCTCCTAATTTGTGAggctacaaaagaaataacatgaGAGATTCTAGTAACAATGTTAGCTTCTAGTTGTCAAGGTGTCTTTGCAATGATGTGAGAACCATATTCtattttgttaatttttaattccctt
The nucleotide sequence above comes from Cryptomeria japonica chromosome 11, Sugi_1.0, whole genome shotgun sequence. Encoded proteins:
- the LOC131047482 gene encoding LOW QUALITY PROTEIN: chlorophyllase-2 (The sequence of the model RefSeq protein was modified relative to this genomic sequence to represent the inferred CDS: inserted 1 base in 1 codon), whose amino-acid sequence is MKVEEVFKQGPLHTDILTVSEGDDNRSPPKPLQLVVPSLQGNYPVLLFLHGFYLNNNYYTQLLQHVASHGYITVAPQMNSSLCVADATGEIEDTVAVTEWLYEALXYYLPGKVQPDFEKLAIAGHSRGGKVAFGAVLGRTSLPPLPCAALLGIDPVDGTGRNKQTPPPILTYEDHSFPGNTPTLVIGSGLGSKKANFFVPACAPAGVNHVDFFAECCAPAYHFVAKEYGHMDLLNDELEGVMGKLVDRLIQFACKHGTAREPMRSFTGGIMVAFLKAYLNKETEILEELVAKPSIIPVTVETPERYLDKICV